Proteins from one Cryptomeria japonica chromosome 4, Sugi_1.0, whole genome shotgun sequence genomic window:
- the LOC131041588 gene encoding wall-associated receptor kinase 2 — MLLLMQIHWTFVFRFIVCFCLVGFAAAKCDPEICGSTNVSYPFWINNPDCGYPGFQINCTKDNSTGNLAPFLPVYVGNNINNLTWAYFKIMEINYTGYLIINSTSVFAQSCDKRTSDEVFFQLPPHGPFTISKFNRFVVVGCNGFGTYTYRSWGEVSCVTTCDSQSDPPYCSYGCCEIVLPDNWQWINFTGGGLFGLFNSTINDYEDTCAFSTILDPSTFTIVDNRTNLFWGEGWKAYYGLRLNWGIGLQNCSAAKATANYSCSSNAECNESPTTQGHVCKCLPGYEGNGYSNGTGCADIDECSHTNWNICVGAEEGGVCHNLIGSYSCSCAKGYKGDGLGNGTRCVSKRSNSLKSGIIVFFSSIVGVSVGACGVFWWLRRRRLKNVRERNFQQNGGMLLQERIASMGGRKSLRIFSERELEIASNNYSTELGKGGFAFVYKGLLEDGTPLAIKKPRAISDEFINELIILSHINHRNVVKLLGCCMETQFPLIVYEFVSNGTVYEHLHSTDKHLSWQTRWQIAMETAEAISYMHLQASQPIFHRDIKSSNILLDNTFTPKVADFGLSRLRPFEENHLSTIAVGTRGYVDPEFVRSSHFTDKSDVYSFGVVLVELLTGLTPLLSIKGSMCTLCDHFLSAINDNRLTEILDSEVLKEENQGQMENMARLAKACLQEKAKARPSMREVVEELIWIRAAVKQPRLYRDVSLVEHKGDREQARINYQTLPTTSDSTCKDLAEDYYYNSRPVTATDLEGPSTALIQMEMSQTHGR, encoded by the exons ATGTTGTTGCTAATGCAAATTCATTGGACGTTTGTTTTCCGATTTATAGTTTGTTTCTGTTTGGTGGGATTTGCTGCTGCAAAATGTGATCCTGAAATATGTGGGTCTACCAATGTGAGTTACCCATTTTGGATTAACAATCCTGATTGTGGATACCCTGGTTTTCAGATCAATTGCACCAAGGATAACTCTACAGGCAATCTTGCTCCGTTTCTTCCTGTCTATGTAGGTAATAATATCAATAATCTAACATGGGCTTATTTTAAGATTATGGAGATCAATTATACTGGTTACCTCATCATAAATTCTACTTCTGTCTTTGCCCAATCCTGTGATAAAAGAACTAGTGATGAAGTGTTCTTTCAGCTACCACCACACGGGCCTTTCACTATTTCCAAGTTCAATAGGTTTGTGGTTGTCGGGTGCAATGGATTTGGTACCTACACATATAGGAGCTGGGGGGAGGTGAGTTGTGTAACAACATGTGACTCTCAAAGTGATCCACCATATTGCAGCTATGGATGTTGTGAAATTGTCCTTCCAGATAATTGGCAGTGGATAAATTTCACGGGCGGTGGTCTATTTGGTTTGTTCAACTCTACAATCAACGATTATGAGGACACTTGTGCCTTCTCCACCATATTAGACCCCTCTACCTTCACCATAGTCGACAATAGAACAAACCTCTTCTGGGGAGAAGGTTGGAAGGCTTACTACGGTCTTCGCCTTAACTGGGGTATTGGCCTTCAGAACTGCTCCGCAGCTAAGGCAACTGCCAATTATTCTTGCTCCTCCAATGCAGAATGCAATGAGTCTCCAACGACACAAGGGCATGTATGCAAATGTCTTCCTGGATATGAAGGAAATGGTTACTCCAATGGCACTGGTTGTGCAG ACATAGACGAATGTAGTCATACAAACTGGAATATATGCGTTGGAGCAGAGGAAGGAGGAGTATGCCATAATTTGATAGGCTCCTACAGTTGTTCGTGTGCAAAGGGTTATAAGGGAGATGGCCTTGGAAACGGGACAAGATGTGTATCCAAAAGATCTAACTCTCTCAAATCTGGAATCATAG TCTTTTTTTCTTCCATCGTTGGAGTTTCTGTGGGAGCCTGTGGAGTATTTTGGTGGCTGAGGAGGCGTCGTTTGAAAAATGTGAGAGAAAGGAATTTTCAGCAGAATGGCGGGATGCTGTTGCAGGAACGCATCGCTTCCATGGGGGGAAGAAAAAGCTTGAGAatattttctgaaagagaattggaaatagCTTCCAACAACTATTCAACAGAATTGGGGAAAGGTGGCTTCGCATTTGTTTACAAAGGACTTCTTGAGGATGGCACACCTCTAGCAATTAAAAAACCCAGAGCAATTTCAGATGAGTTTATCAATGAACTTATAATTTTGTCTCATATAAATCACAGAAATGTAGTGAAATTGCTTGGTTGCTGTATGGAAACTCAGTTTCCTTTGATTGTATACGAATTTGTGTCAAATGGGACAGTTTATGAACATCTACATTCCACAGACAAGCACTTGTCATGGCAAACACGGTGGCAGATTGCAATGGAGACCGCAGAGGCAATATCATATATGCATCTTCAAGCCTCTCAGCCCATTTTTCACCGAGACATAAAATCTTCAAATATTTTGTTAGACAACACATTCACTCCAAAAGTAGCAGACTTTGGTCTTTCTCGTTTAAGACCTTTTGAAGAAAACCACTTAAGCACCATCGCAGTGGGTACTCGAGGTTATGTGGATCCAGAGTTCGTGAGGAGCAGCCACTTTACAGACAAAAGTGATGTATATAGCTTCGGTGTAGTTTTGGTAGAACTTCTCACTGGTCTCACACCATTGTTGTCAATAAAAGGATCTATGTGCACTTTGTGTGATCATTTCCTATCTGCAATTAATGACAATCGCCTCACTGAAATTTTAGATTCTGAAGTGCTAAAAGAGGAAAACCAAGGGCAAATGGAGAATATGGCAAGGTTAGCAAAAGCATGTTTGCAAGAGAAGGCAAAAGCCAGGCCATCCATGAGAGAGGTCGTGGAGGAGCTTATATGGATAAGAGCCGCCGTAAAACAGCCGAGGCTTTATAGAGATGTAAGTCTCGTAGAGCACAAGGGTGATCGAGAACAAGCACGAATAAATTATCAGACTTTACCAACCACAAGTGATAGTACTTGTAAGGATCTAGCTGAGGATTATTATTACAATTCTCGACCTGTTACAGCAACTGATTTGGAGGGCCCTTCCACTGCATTGATTCAGATGGAGATGTCACAAACGCATGGACGATGA
- the LOC131041728 gene encoding uncharacterized protein LOC131041728, whose translation MRKTAIWSPPKPGWIKLNFDGASRGNPGPSGIGYVIRDHTGATLGKMAKPIPPDTNNIAEFKALQFGLIDCIKHGFNNILEEGDSEIAINVIKRKNTPNWRLQGILESIIASLDRIENDEAKHIYREANSEADVLLKLAAQGTYLYSWDQGNLLVIHADHRT comes from the coding sequence ATGAGAAAGACCGCTATCTGGTCTCCTCCAAAGCCTGGCTggataaaactaaattttgatggcgcCTCTAGAGGCAACCCAGGCCCttcaggcataggatatgtaatTAGAGATCATACAGGAGCAACTCTTGGGAAAATGGCAAAGCCGATCCCCCCagacacaaacaacatagcagagttcaAAGCTTTGCAATTTGGACTGATAGATTGCATAAAACATGGTTTTAATAACATCTTAGAGGAGGGTGACTCAGAGATAGCAATAAATGTCATCAAGAGGAAAAACACTCCAAATTGGAGATTGCAGGGAATTCTAGAAAGCATAATTGCAAGCCTGGACAGGATTGAAAACGATGAAGCTAAGCATATCTACAGAGAAGCAAACTCAGAGGCAGATGTTCTCTTGAAATTAGCTGCTCAAGGAACCTATCTCTACAGTTGGGATCAGGGTAATCTGCTTGTTATTCATGCAGACCATCGCACTTGA